In Oncorhynchus nerka isolate Pitt River linkage group LG26, Oner_Uvic_2.0, whole genome shotgun sequence, one DNA window encodes the following:
- the LOC135564797 gene encoding NLR family CARD domain-containing protein 3-like has product MCHIPVFCWISATVLEHMLKHKREEMPKTLTEMYTHLVVFHTKQKNEKYLGKEETGPHWNKEIILSLGKLAFQQLVNGNLIFYEEDLKEAGIDVNEASVYSGLCTQLFKEECGLYQDKVYCFVHLSIQEFLAAVYVFLSFINNNENLMDKLQSKSSIFSSLFRTQTNDESRNFFLRIKQRRRVTVYKSEVAFYKSAVDKALQSETGNLDLFLRFLLGLSLESNQKHLRGLLTKTRSSSKSHEETVKYIKKKIRENLSPERSINLFHCLNELNDHSLVEEIQSYLRSGSLSEPKLSPAQWSALVFVLLTSEKELDVFDLKKYSRSEEGLLRLLPVVKASRAVLLSGCGVTEEGCASLVSALRSNPSHLRELDLSNNDLKDSGVKLLSAGLGNPHCKLETLRLSGCLVTEEGCASLVSALRSNPSHLRELDLSYNHPGDSGVRLLSAGLEDPHCRLEKLNVEHGGENRMKPGLRKYVCDLTLDPNTVDRRLSLSEENRKVTWRTEEQPYPDHPERFEDCGQVLCREGLTGRCYWEVEWSGRGAVIGVTYKGINRREGGEDCWLGYNDKSWSLFCSDNRYIARHNNHPTTIDVPSSSSHRVGVYLDWPAGTLSFYRASSDTLTHLITFTSTFTEPLYPGFRVYDDSFGIWDSSVSLCQ; this is encoded by the exons atgtgccacattccagtcttctgttggatttctgcaacagtccttgaacacatgttgaaacataagagagaagagatgcccaagactctgactgagatgtacacacaccttgtggtgtttcataccaaacagaagaatgaaaagtatcttgggaaagaagagacaggtccacactggaataaagagatcattctgtcactgggaaaactggcttttcaacagcttgtgaatggtaatctgattttctatgaagaagacctgaaagaggctggcattgatgttaatgaagcctcagtgtactcaggattgtgcacacagctctttaaagaggaatgtgggctgtaccaggacaaggtgtactgctttgttcatctgagcattcaggagtttctggctgctgtatatgtgttcctctcattcatcaacaacaatgagaatctaatggacAAACTGCAATCAAAGTCCAGTATCTTTTCTTCACTGTTCAGAACACAAACAAACGATGAGTCCAGGAACTTTTTCTTGAGGATCAAACAAAGGCGTAGAGTTACTGTCTACAAATCTGAAGTTGCtttctacaagagtgctgtggataaagccttacaaagtgagacgggaaacctggaccttttcctccgcttccttctgggcctctcactggagtccaatcagaagcacttacgaggtctactgacaaagacaagaagcagctcaaagagccatgaagaaacagtcaagtacatcaagaagaagatcagggagaatctctctccagagaggagcatcaatctgttccactgtctgaatgaactgaatgaccattctctagtggaggagatccaaagctacctgagatcaggaagtctctcaGAACCCAAactgtcacctgcacagtggtcagctctggtctttgtgttgctgacttcagaaaaggagctggatgtgtttgacctgaagaaatactccagatcagaggaaggtcttctgaggctgctgccagtggtcaaagcctccagagctgttct gctgtcaggctgtggagtcacagaggaaggctgtgcttctctggtctcagctctgaggtcaaacccctcacacctgagagagctggatctgagtaacaatgacctgaaggattcaggagtgaagctgctctctgctggactggggaatccccactgtaaactggagactctgag gctgtcaggctgtctagtcacagaggaaggctgtgcttctctggtctcagctctgaggtcaaacccctcacacctgagagagctggacctgagctacaatcacccaggagactcaggagtcagactgctctctgctggactggaggatccacactgcagactggagaaactcaa tgtggaacatggtggagagaacagaatgaaacctggacttagaaaat atgtctgtgatctcacactggacccaaacacagtaGACAgacgcctctctctgtctgaggagaacagaaaggtgacatggaggacagaggagcagccgtatcctgatcacccagagagatttgaggactgtggacaggtgctgtgtagagagggtctgactgggcgctgttactgggaggtagagtggagtgggagaggggctgttataggagtgacatataaaggaatcaacAGGAGAGAAGGGGGTGAGGACTGTTGGCTTGgatacaatgacaagtcctggagtctgttctgctctgacaaccGTTACATTGCCAGGCACAATAATCATcccactaccatagacgtcccctcctccagctcccacagagtaggagtgtatctggactggccagccggcactctgtccttctatagagcctcctctgacacactgacccacctgatcacattcacctccacattcactgagcccctctatccagggtttagggtttatGATGATTCCTTTGGGATTTGGGACTCCTCAGTGTCCCTGTGCCAGTGA